In one Bacillus rossius redtenbacheri isolate Brsri chromosome 11, Brsri_v3, whole genome shotgun sequence genomic region, the following are encoded:
- the LOC134536860 gene encoding protein Abitram, which yields MTGTQQFNGKVVEVPPIEDTVDKDAIYQTVTERYFVPRYCVDPNGRQGEDLCVLYHSNKICLVTLAPSHPVVSEQKRVVKVDFDVSGKLNRLENKATGKGKKGAQFLQAMSVLCVVECDDGSRYKVFSCLTGKLVEVNERLVEQPQLVAERPQSEGFVAIVLPNFKNWEQQRNGLLTEAQYQEHLRSRPSRLNNTPAQGESSDQ from the coding sequence ATGACCGGGACGCAGCAGTTCAACGGCAAGGTGGTGGAGGTCCCCCCAATTGAAGATACGGTGGACAAGGACGCAATATACCAGACAGTGACGGAGCGGTACTTTGTCCCCCGCTATTGTGTGGACCCCAACGGAAGGCAGGGTGAGGACCTGTGTGTCTTGTACCACTCTAACAAGATCTGCCTGGTGACCCTGGCTCCATCGCACCCAGTCGTGAGTGAGCAGAAGCGCGTGGTGAAGGTGGACTTCGACGTGTCTGGCAAGTTGAATCGGCTGGAGAACAAGGCGACAGGGAAGGGTAAGAAAGGGGCCCAGTTCCTGCAGGCGATGTCGGTACTGTGCGTGGTCGAGTGTGACGACGGGAGCAGGTACAAGGTGTTCAGCTGCCTCACGGGGAAGCTGGTCGAGGTGAACGAGCGGCTGGTCGAACAGCCGCAGCTGGTGGCAGAGAGGCCACAGTCCGAGGGCTTCGTTGCCATCGTGCTGCCCAACTTCAAGAACTGGGAGCAGCAGCGAAACGGGCTTCTGACCGAGGCACAGTACCAGGAACACTTACGTTCACGACCAAGTAGACTGAATAATACCCCAGCACAAGGTGAGAGCAGCGACCAGTGA